Proteins found in one Canis lupus baileyi chromosome 18, mCanLup2.hap1, whole genome shotgun sequence genomic segment:
- the LOC140609392 gene encoding olfactory receptor 2V1-like — MDKRNESSSTDFILLGLFPGIKHINLLVSVILLIYTVALTTNSILILLIWVDSHLHTPMYFLLSQLALMDLTLISSTVPKMASDFFSVKRTISQVACGTQIFFFLTVGIAECIIITLMAFDRYVAICKPLRYTLIMSQKVCLQMATVSWAGGALISLMHTAYAMHFPICGSREISHFLCEVMAILKLACEDISAYEKAVVMTSIVVLLIPLSFILSSYTLIFLSVLRMNSLEGRNKALATCSSHLTVVSLYFGPAMLVYMRPSSYHSPKLDQVLFMLGAILTPMMNPLIYSLRNKEVVGVLRNIMLDPHSQIVSLQELGTPGLMMIDGGDDGGGKCDDNVVGVLVLKLLEIVMVMMMMFLLSKKRTG; from the exons ATGGATAAAAGAAATGAGTCTTCAAGTACAGATTTTATCCTCTTGGGCCTCTTTCCTGGTATAAAACACATCAACCTCCTTGTCTCTGTCATCCTTCTGATCTACACTGTAGCTCTCACCACAAATTCCATCCTTATACTTCTGATCTGGGTGGATTCTCACCTCCATACACCCATGTACTTTCTGCTTAGCCAACTGGCTCTCATGGACCTGACATTAATCTCTAGCACTGTACCCAAGATGGCAAGTGACTTCTTCTCAGTGAAGAGGACTATATCACAGGTGGCCTGTGGTActcagatatttttcttcctgactGTAGGAATTGCTGAGTGTATTATCATAACCCTTATGGCCTTTGACCGttatgtggccatctgcaaacctcTGAGATATACCCTGATCATGAGCCAGAAAGTATGTCTGCAAATGGCTACTGTCTCCTGGGCTGGAGGTGCCCTTATATCACTCATGCACACAGCATATGCTATGCATTTCCCCATCTGCGGTTCCAGAGAGATTTCCCATTTCCTCTGCGAGGTCATGGCTATCCTAAAATTGGCCTGTGAGGACATCTCTGCCTATGAGAAGGCTGTAGTAATGACAAGCATTGTGGTGCTCCTCATCCCTTTGTCCTTTATCCTGTCTTCTTATACTCTCATCTTCCTTTCTGTCCTCCGCATGAACTCCCTGGAGGGCAGGAATAAAGCCCTGGCCACATGTTCTTCCCACCTGACTGTGGTGAGCCTCTACTTTGGTCCAGCGATGCTGGTTTACATGAGGCCCAGTTCTTACCACAGTCCCAAGCTGGACCAGGTTCTCTTTATGCTTGGTGCCATCCTCACCCCCATGATGAACCCCCTTATATATAGTCTGAGGAACAAGGAGGTAGTGGGTGTTCTGAGAAACAT AATGTTAGACCCACATTCTCAGATTGTGAGCCTCCAGGAGTTAGGCACTCCAGGGTTGATGATgattgatggtggtgatgatggtggtggtaaatGTGATGATAATGTAGTTGGAGTGCTGGTACTTAAGTTGTTGGAGATagtgatggtaatgatgatgatgttcCTTTTAAGCAAAAAAAGAACTGGTTAA